One window of the Bubalus kerabau isolate K-KA32 ecotype Philippines breed swamp buffalo chromosome 9, PCC_UOA_SB_1v2, whole genome shotgun sequence genome contains the following:
- the GTF3C6 gene encoding general transcription factor 3C polypeptide 6 isoform X2, which produces MVELSGILDSDLLSKCENKCKILGIDTERPILQVDSYVFAGEYEDTVGTCVIFEENVEYVDAEGSNKTVLKYKCHTMKKLSMTRTLLTEKKEGEENIGGVEWLQIKENDFSYRPNMICNFLHQHEEDEAVAPDPDKSLELEEHETQMKDNSNLSFEQEKPPNLEIEDSGPLIDIPSFETEGSVFMDTQETALEITPR; this is translated from the exons ATGGTGGAATTATCAGGAATTCTTGATTCAGACTTGCTctcaaaatgtgaaaataaatgcaagatTTTG GGAATTGATACTGAAAGGCCCATCCTGCAAGTGGACAGCTATGTCTTTGCTGGAGAGTATGAAG ACACTGTTGGGACCTGtgttatatttgaagaaaatgttGAATATG tgGATGCAGAAGGCAGTAATAAAACTGTGTTAAAATATAAATGCCACACAATGAAGAAGCTCAGCATGACAAGGACTCTTCtgacagaaaagaaggaaggagaagaaaacatag GTGGTGTGGAATGGCTGCAAATCAAGGAGAATGATTTTTCCTATAGACCCAACATGATTTGTAATTTTCTGCATCAACATGAAGAGGATGAAGCTGTAGCTCCAGACCCAGATAAATCTTTGGAGTTGGAAGAGCACGAGACTCAAATGAAAGACAATTCAAACCTGAGTTTTGAACAGGAGAAACCACCGAACTTGGAAATAGAGGATTCTGGTCCTCTTATTGATATCCCTTCTTTTGAGACAGAAGGGTCTGTTTTTATGGATACTCAAGAAACTGCCTTAGAAATCACTCCTAGATGA
- the GTF3C6 gene encoding general transcription factor 3C polypeptide 6 isoform X1 — translation MAAPAGGAQGSLAAQRSGGMAAAAKEPSWVDWDEEEEEEEEETEQLVMVELSGILDSDLLSKCENKCKILGIDTERPILQVDSYVFAGEYEDTVGTCVIFEENVEYVDAEGSNKTVLKYKCHTMKKLSMTRTLLTEKKEGEENIGGVEWLQIKENDFSYRPNMICNFLHQHEEDEAVAPDPDKSLELEEHETQMKDNSNLSFEQEKPPNLEIEDSGPLIDIPSFETEGSVFMDTQETALEITPR, via the exons ATGGCGGCCCCGGCGGGCGGGGCCCAGGGTTCGCTGGCGGCGCAGAGGAGCGGCGGCATGGCGGCAGCTGCCAAGGAGCCGAGTTGGGTGGACTGGGacgaagaggaggaagaggaggaggaggaaaca GAGCAGCTGGTTATGGTGGAATTATCAGGAATTCTTGATTCAGACTTGCTctcaaaatgtgaaaataaatgcaagatTTTG GGAATTGATACTGAAAGGCCCATCCTGCAAGTGGACAGCTATGTCTTTGCTGGAGAGTATGAAG ACACTGTTGGGACCTGtgttatatttgaagaaaatgttGAATATG tgGATGCAGAAGGCAGTAATAAAACTGTGTTAAAATATAAATGCCACACAATGAAGAAGCTCAGCATGACAAGGACTCTTCtgacagaaaagaaggaaggagaagaaaacatag GTGGTGTGGAATGGCTGCAAATCAAGGAGAATGATTTTTCCTATAGACCCAACATGATTTGTAATTTTCTGCATCAACATGAAGAGGATGAAGCTGTAGCTCCAGACCCAGATAAATCTTTGGAGTTGGAAGAGCACGAGACTCAAATGAAAGACAATTCAAACCTGAGTTTTGAACAGGAGAAACCACCGAACTTGGAAATAGAGGATTCTGGTCCTCTTATTGATATCCCTTCTTTTGAGACAGAAGGGTCTGTTTTTATGGATACTCAAGAAACTGCCTTAGAAATCACTCCTAGATGA